One Tepidimicrobium xylanilyticum genomic window, AAAGGTGGTAATACTATGGGAATTGAAGCTATTGTGACAATTGTAGATAGAGGATTATCGGAAGATGTTATAGAAGCGGCAAGAAGTGCTGGTGCAACGGGAGGAACTGTATTACATGGAAGAGGATCTGGAATACATGAGAAGGAAAAGTTATTCAATATGGAAATAGAACCAGAAAAGGATATAGTATTAATATTATCGGAGGCAGAAAACACCGAGCCCATAATAAATTCAATTAATGACAAATTAAATATTGAAAAACCTGGAGCAGGTATTTTATTTGTAGTAGATGTAAACAGGGCTATTGGATTATTTGTAAAAAACAAATGATGAAAATCCTTTATAGGGTTTTCTTTTTTTATCGAATTTTTATTTTCCCTTAAAAGATTGCAGTAATTATTCAAATTTTATATACTTAACTAGAGGTGACGTAATTTGAAATTTAATGGAAGGATTTTTTTTGTATCCCTATTGGTTGGATTAGCATCCCAAGTTAGCATAGGATTGATGATTAACGATTTTAGAGTTTCAGCAGGTATTATTGCATTAGTCATTTTGCTTCTTTATTATGAAAACTTGAAGCCAGTTCAAACAGGCCTTTTATCTGGTTTCATGGTTTATATATTTAGATTGTTTTTATATTTATTAACCAATGGAAATATTAAAGATGTGATCGTTTCTTATCAATTGGAAATACTGTTTTATTTATTTTATTCCTTCATCTACGCCTTATTAATAGATAAAGTAGATAAAAATAATATAAATTCTGTTTTTATGGTTTTAATCATTAGCGATTTTAGTGCAAATCTGGTAGAAATGTTTACTAGAACTAGATTCTTAATAACATATTACCAATGGCAAATTATTCCTACTTTATTAATAATAGCCTTGGCTCGTTCGGGAATTATTTGGGCTGCATTAAATATGTTTAAATATTACAGAATGTTTCTCATTAAAGAGGAACATGAAGAAAGGTATAAAAGGTTATTATGGTTAACATCTGAATTAAAAACTGAAGTGTATTGGATAGAAAAGAATATGGATAATATAGAAAGGGTTATGTCTGAGTCATATAAATTGTTTGAGAAAATCAAATTAAACGTAGAAAAGGAAAGTTGGGCTTCAATGGCTCTTTCAATTGCTAGAGATATACATGAAATAAAGAAAGAAAATTTGTTAGTTGTTCGAGGGATTAAACAGATTACGGAGAATCAATTTGACGATAAAGGTATGAACTTTAAGGATATAATAAACATATTGTCTGAGACCATGAAAAGGGAAATAAATAGGATTAAGAAAAATGTTGAACTTGTATTCCACTTACAAGATGATTTTTATACTTTAAAGCATTATTATATTATGTCCATATTACGCAATCTAATTATGAATAGTATTGATGCAATGCCTGATTTGAAAGAAGGAGCTAAAATCGAAGTAATTCATAGAATGGAAAAGGATCAGCATGTATTAATTGTTGCTGATAATGGAAGTGGAATAGAAGAGGAAAATTTAAAGCATATTTTTTCGCCTGGATTTTCCACGAAAATCGATTACAGTACAGGTGAGATCAATAGAGGTTTAGGGTTGAGCGTTGTTAAATATATAGTTGAAGAACTGTTAAAAGGGAGTATAGAAGTAAGTTCTGTAAAAGGGAAGGGAACCAATTTTATTATGTATATTCCTAGGGAGTCGCTGGAGGTAGATTTAGATGAAAATATTCATAGTAGAAGATGACAGCAACGTTGTAAAGATATTGGAAAAGATAATCATTGACAGGAACTTGGGAGATGTTGTAGGGAAAGCATACGATGGAATATCTGCTTTAGAGGATATACTGAAACTTAAACCTGATATTGTATTGGTAGATCTGCTTATGCCAGGAAAGGATGGCATTACATTGATAAAGGAAGCAAAGAGTTTTTATAGCGATGTTCAGTATATTATGATTTCCCAAGTATCTTCAAAGGACATGATTGCTAAAGCATATGAAAGTGGAATAGAATATTATATTTCAAAGCCTATAAATGCTATTGAAGTTGAGACGGTAATTAGGAAGGTCATAGAAAAGCTCCAAATGAATAAGAAATTGGATTTGATCCAAAATCTATTTGTATCCGATTCTAATGTTTCAAATGAGAATTATGATAGTAGTATTAAGGCAATAGAAAGGGTTATGGAAAGGATTGGGATTATTGGGGAGGCAGGAAGCCGAGATATTATCACATTAGCAAAATATTTAATTGATACAGACCAAAATATGTCAGATTTAACGATAAAGGAACTTTGCAATAAGTTTACTAATAATCCAAAAACTATGGAACAGAGGATAAGAAGAACTGCAACTGTTGGACTGATAAATCTGGCAAATTTAGGAATAGAAGATTATATGAATGAGATTTTTACGGAGTATTCTAATGGATTATATAGCTTTGAACAAATTAAGACGGAAATGGATTATATTAGGGGTAAAAGTAATAAGAGGGGTAAAGTAAATATAAAGAAATTCATAGATGGAATGGTTTATTATGGCAAGAGGGAATCATAAAGGACAGATGGGAGTAGAATCCCATCTATTTTTTTGACTAAATTTTTATCTCTAGTGAAACTTTTTGTAACTATTTGAAGATAGTCTATTATAATTAGTCACAACAATAATATTGGAGGTTATATTATGGATTTTGTCAAAGAAATAGTTGGTTTTGTAAATACTATTTTATGGGATTATATTTTAATATTTGGGCTAATTGGCATAGGGGTTTATATGACAATTAAACTTAGATTTCCACAGTTTACAAGAGTTTTTCCTGCCTTGAAGAAGATGATCTTAGATGTTGTTAAGAAAGAGCCAGTTGAAGAGGGAAAAATGACTCCTTTTCAAGCTTTATCCACTGCTGTTGCAGCGCAAGTTGGTACAGGCAATATAGTAGGGGTAGCAACGGCAATAGCTGCAGGTGGTCCTGGAGCAGCATTTTGGATGCTAGTTTCTGCTTTTTTTGGAATGACCACCATATTTAGTGAATCCGTATTAGCACAAAAATATAGAGAATTAAAGAATGGAGAACTAGTTGGTGGACCAGCATACTATATAAGAAATGGAATAAAATCAAAGAAATTAGCCATGTTTTTTGCAATAACTTGTATATTAGCATTAGGTATAGTTGGTATAATGGTGCAGTCCAATTCAATTGCAGTTTCAGTTAGCAATGCCTTTGGGGTGCCAAATTTTCTTATTTCTATTGGGCTTGCTATAATTGTAGCTCTCATACTTGTAGGAGGTATGGGAAGGATTGCTGCTTTTGCAGAGAAAATTGTACCTTTCATGGCTGGTTTCTATATTGTTGGAAGTTTGTTGGTAGTTCTTATTAATATAGGCAATTTTCTTCCTGCTATAAAAAGTATATTCCTTGGAGCTTTTAAGCCATCAGCAATAGGTGGTGGAGTACTTGGAATTACTATACAGCAAACTATTAGATTTGGGTTGGCTAGAGGATTGTTTACAAATGAAGCAGGCATGGGTTCAACTCCTCATTCACACGCAGTTGCAGATGTAGGGCATCCAGCAGAACAAGGATTTACTGCTATGATAGGTGTATTTATATCAACTTTCCTAATTTGTTTGTCTACGGTTATGGTAAACCTTACTTCAGGCGCATATAATCCAAATATCTCTGCAGCAGAAATGTCTCAAAGCGCAACAATCATGACCCAATCAGGTTTTGTAATTGGATTTGGTACATTTGGTGGAATATTTTTATCCATATGTTTAACGTTTTTCTCGTTAACTACAATAGTAGGATGGTATTTTTTTGCTGAATCCAACGTCAAGTATGTTTTTAATTCACATCCGATAACAATAGCTGGGTTTAAGGCCTTAGTAGTGGTTGCACTAATATTAGGTACCATGATTGATGCAGGATTTGCATGGGAATTAGCTGATATGTTTATGGGCATAATGGCACTACCCAATATTATAGCATTGTTCTTATTATCTAAAGAAGTAGTTACAATGCTAAACGATTATGATACATGCGTTAAGAAAGGGAGGATTTATTGGGATTATCAGTATCAAAACATTGCCTCAGAAACAGCTAATAGAGGTCGCAAGTTAGGGAGAGAATTGGGTACTACAACAATAAAATAATAGAGAATTTTATAGCTAAGCATATCCGATATAACCGAAATATATTATAAAGATATGGGGTTGTATCGGATTTTTTTATTTATATATTAGTAAATGAAAAGTTTAGAAATGATTTTAGCATTGGTTTTTAAAAAGAGGTAAGCAGGGGATGATACTATTAGTAATCCGGTGATGTATTTGCCCATGAAGTGAGGTTTTATTATGGGATGTGATTACAAACTTTATGAGCCAGCTTGGTGTCTAGGGTGCGGTAATCTTATGATAAGGACAGCCTTAAAACAAGCTTTAGAGGAACTGAAAATCCAACCTTATCAGGTGGTTATTGTATCAGGAATAGGTCAAGCAGCTAAAATGCTCCATTATATTAGAGCAAATGGATTTAATGGATTGCATGGTAGAGCCATACCTCCTACAATAGGAATTAAGCTAGTTAACAGGGATTTAAAGGTTATTGTAGAGTCTGGAGATGGAGATACATACGGACAAGGTGGAAATCATTTTATTCACACTATTAGGAGAAACATAGACATAGCCATTTTGTTCATAATTAATCAGATTTATGGATTAACTAAAGGTCAGGCTTCTCCTACGACTGCTATGGGGCAAAAAAACATTACAATTTGATGGGGTAAAGCTTTAGCCTATATAACCTTTAGCTTTGGCTTTAACTATGGGGTAGGTTTTGTTACGAGAGGTTTTTCGGGAGATATATCTCATTTATAAGTCTAATTAAGGAAGCCATAAAATATACAGGATATACATTAGTAAATATATTACAACCCTGCGCAGTGTGGAATAGGGTAGATACCTTTGCATGGTATAAGAAAAGGATATATTATCTAGATGAGGATTACGACTATACCAATAAAGATAAAGCATATAAAAAGGCATTGGAATTTGGCGATAGAATCCCTTTAGGAATATCATATAAAGCAGAAAAGAAAACTTATGAAGATAGATTTCAATTTATAAAGGATGGTCCACCTCTTGTTGATAGAGAATTAGATCCAATGGATGCAGAAAAATTGATGGAGGAATTTATATAAAAGGTATGGAGTCAAATAGGCTCCATACCTTTTAGCCAACAGATTTAGTTGCAATTAAATTGGCATTGGTATTCAATATGTTTGTTAAAATTAAATCTCCTACTTCAACGGGCAATTCTACCTCTAAGCCCCTTATCACATCCATTACTTGGAAGATCTTATCCTTTGGAATGCCTTTGTCGGTTCTTACTGATAACATATTATTAGATATTCCTCTTATTCTTACAGTAGATGTAAGAACTCTGGTAGGATTAGTCATTTCTTCAATTGCGTATTTCAACCCTCTATTACATTTATTGCCATTAACTTTATATCCATCTTTAGATGTAGAATCCTTTTCAATGATTAAATTGCATCCAATAGGACATACTATGCATATCTTTTCTATTTTGTCCATTTTAATCCCTCCCGTCATTTAAGATAAATCGTAATTTCTTTTTGGGCTATCCCAGCTAGTGAGTTTTTTTCTAGAAAGATGGATTCCATTTGTGATGGAAATACTTGATTTTTCTTTATTCTTTTTATTACTTTTCCATTAGATTCTATTAAAATCTCAATGCCTCTATAAATATTGTTTACCCTATAGAATAGTTTCAAATTCTCGTTTAAGTTATCAGTATTTATATATTGGGGAATGACATATCTAATACCATTACCTGTACGTAATCTTACTCTATTTGTTTCAATGACTTTCCTTTTATTAATCCTTTCAATATATTCAAAGGCTTTTTCACCAGCTTTATAGGCTTCCATGGTTACATTATCTACTAAGTCATGGACATGGAGCACATTACCACAGGCAAATATTCCTTCAACACTGGTTTCTAAAGAATCATTTACTATGGGTCCAGAAGTAAGGGGATCAATTTTGATGCCTGCACTTTTGGACAATTCATTTTCAGGAATAAGTCCTACTGAAAGGATTAAGGTATCGCATTCAATATATTTTTCTGTTCCTTTTATTATATTCCTATTTTTATCAACCTTTGCTAAAACTACTCCTTCTAATCTATTCTTGCCTTTAATCTCTATTACAGTATGTTCTAACAGTAAGGGAATGTTAAAGTCTTCTAAACACTGGACGATATTTCTATTTAACCCATTAGGATAAGGCATTATTTCAGCTACAGCTTCTACTTTCGTACCTTCTAGGGTTAATCTTCTTGCCATAATCAGTCCAATGTCACCAGAACCTAAAATTACAGCTTTTTTACCTACCATATATCCTTCCATGTTAATAAACCTTTGGGCAGTTCCAGCGGTAAATATTCCGCTAGGTCTAGAACCGGGAATATTAATTGCTCCTCTGGGTCTTTCTCTACATCCCATGGCTAGGATTATTGCTTTTGCTTGAATCTTAAAAAATCCATCTTTCGAATTGATTACAGATAATTCTTTATTATTGTTTATATCTAATACGAATGTATTTAACTTATAATCTATGTTAAGCTCTTTGATTTCGTCTATAAAAATCTTTGCATATTCGGGACCAGTTAGCTCTTTTTTGAAAAGATGCAGTCCAAAGCCATTATGGATACATTGATTTAAAATCCCTCCCAATTCTCTATCCCTTTCTATAATCAATATATCTTTTATACCTTTTTTCCTTGCGCTAATTGCAGCGGCTAAACCAGCAGGCCCCCCTCCAATAATTACTAAATCATAATTCAAATTTGTCACCTCCATCATGATTATTTGGTCTTACCAGTTAATATATAAGAACCTAGACCATCCTTTAGAGTTTTTTCTATTTCCTCATTCATTTCCCTTGCTAATATCTCCATTACACGAGGCAAACAAAAACCTCCTTGACATCTACCGGAACCAGGTCTTGCTCTTCTTTTAATTCCATCAACAGTTCTTGCACCGGCCTTCCTATGGATAGCATCTAATATTTCTCCTTCCGTTACTGTTTCACAACGGCAAATTATATTACCATATTTAGGATTTTCTTTTATCAATCGATCCTTTTCTTCATCAGAAAGTTCTGCAAATCTAATCACTTTTTTTCTATAAGGGTTGAAATTTTTACTCTCATTCAATCCACCATAAATATTACCAACTAGATTTACGACATATTCAGCTATGGCAGGGGAAGCAGATAATCCTGGCGATTTAATGCCTGCGACATTTATAAATCCTGGGGAATCTTCCACTTCTTCAATTATGAAATCTCCTGTATCTGGTTCAGCCCTAACTCCTGCAAAAGTTGTAATAACTTGTTCAAACGGGATATTAGGTACGGATCTTGTAGCTACTTCTTTTATATATTTTAATCTGAGAGTTTCTGTTCTCGTATCTTCCCTTTCTTCTATTATTTCACTATCAGGACCTACTATTAAATTTCCATGAACTGTTGGAGTTACTACTACTCCTTTTCCTTTTTCAGTTGGGCATTGGAATATTACTTTATTAACTAGATTTCCTGCCATTTTATCTAATAGGTAGTACTGTCCCTTCTTAGGAATAATATTTAATTTTTTGTCGGATACCATATTGTTTAACTTATCAGCATATATTCCAGCGCAGTTAACTATAATTTTAGTTATTATGTTTCCTAGATTGGTAACGATTTTATAGCCGTTATTTGATTTAGTAATATCTTGTACTTCTGTATTTAATTTAAGCTCAACACCATTTTCCATTGCATTTTCTGCTAGTGCAATTGCCAATTCCCAAGGTCCAATAATGCCAGCGGTTCTGGCATATAAAGCACCCTTAACATCATCGGATATATTTGGTTCTATTTTCTTAGCTTGTTTTCCATCTAAAATTTCCATCTGAGGTATTTTGGATTTTAATCCATTTTCAAATAATTTTTCTATAGTTATTAAGTCTTCTTGATTAAAGGCAAGGACTAAGGACCCAATCCGTTTGAAGGGCACATCCAACTCTTTACAAATCTTATCAAACATAGGATTACCTCGCACATTGAAATACCCCATTTTACTATTATAAGGAGCATCGAATCCAGCGTGTATTATGGCAGTATTTGCTTTAGTAGTCCCGTTAGAGATATCGTTTTCTTTATCTATGAGTAATATTTTTAATTCATATCTGGACAATTCTCTAGCAATGAAAGTTCCAGTTATTCCAGCGCCAACTATGACTACATCATACATAACAAGACCTCCTTTAAAAGAAATATAAAAAAACCACACCTTACCCTTTTCGGGCAAAAGTGTGGTTCTCGATTCTCAACCATGGTATTTAATTTTCTTACTATTATTATATAATTATGTTGAAAGAAAGTAAAGTAGAAAAATAAAAATTTAAAATATTCATAATACTAGCAAGTTTATCATATACTGTACCAAATGTTGATACATTATTATATTTACAAAAAAGATACCCAAGAAAATCGTAGTATTTTTTAAAAGTATTTGAATGTTTTTAGAGCTTAATCATAAATTTCCAAAATATTCTTGACATAAAACTTGATTTATGGTATTATTCGTAATAAATATAAGAATTTTGCAAATTTATATTCGGTGGAGAAGAAGAGAGCCGCAATTTATTTAACCTACTTTATTATAAGGTTAAATAGTTGTGGCTTTTTATGCTTATATGCACAAGTTACTTTCCTTACCATATGTTTAAAATAGGGTACATAAATTGTCATTTTAAATAAAAAGTATTATAATAGGGGTGATTTTTTGAAAAAGATAATCAATGGCAGTGATAAGGTAGTAGAGGAAATGCTTCAGGGGATGGTAAAAGCTCATCCAGAATTTATAAAAAGGGTAGAGAATAGCAATGTTCTAATCAGAAAGGATTCACCAGTAAAGGGAAAAGTTGCTCTAATAAGTGGAGGCGGAAGTGGGCACGAACCTTCCCATGGAGGTTTTGTAGGCCTAGGTATGTTAGATGGAGCTGTGGCAGGTGAGGTGTTTACATCTCCAACACCTGAAGAGGTTTATAAGGGAATTAAAGCTGTAAATGGAGGAAAGGGTGTACTGTTAATTATTAAAAATTATACCGGAGATGTGATGAACTTTGAAATGGCAGCAGAAATGGCTGAAATGGAAGGAATTAAAGTAGAAAAAGTAGTAGTAAATGACGATGTAGCTATGGAGGATTCAACTTATACTGTAGGCAGAAGGGGAATAGCAGGAACAGTCTTAGTTCATAAAATAACAGGAGCAGCAGCAGAAAGGGGATTGGATTTATTAGAGGTTAAAAGGGTGGCAGAAAAGGCAATAGAAAATACTCGTTCTATGGGAATGTCTTTAACACCATGTGTAGTTCCTGCAGCAGGGAAACCCAGCTTCGAGATAGGAGAAGACGAAATGGAAATAGGACTAGGCATTCACGGAGAGCCGGGAACTCATAAGGAAAAGATAAAAACAGCAAATAAAATAACAACCATATTATTAGATAAGATAATAAAGGATATGAAACTAAAAAATAAAGAAGTTGCTGTATTGGTCAATGGATTAGGAGGAACACCACTAATGGAACTATATATAGTTAATAGGGAAGTTCATAGGATCTTGGAAGATCAGGGAATAAAGGTATATAAGACAATAGTAGGCAATTATATGACATCTTTAGAGATGGCTGGGATATCGATTTCATTACTAGAATTAGATGAAGAACTAAAGGGATTTTTAGATGATAGAGCCTATACACCTGCATTTCGACAAATATAGCATACCAATGGAGGGGATAAAATGGGCGACACTTCATTATTATTAGAAATAGTAAAGAATATGTCAAAAAATATAATAGAAAGTAAAGAACTATTAACTGAACTGGATAGGGTTATAGGAGATTCAGACCATGGAATAAATATGGCTAAGGGTTTCAGTGCAATCAATGACAAACTAGAGGAAATGGAAGGGAAAGATTGGGGCTGTATTCTAAAGACCGTAGCCATGACTCTGATATCTACAGTAGGAGGTGCTTCTGGGCCTCTATATGGTACAGGTTTTTTAAGGGCTGCTACAGTAGTGGAAGGAAAAAAGGAAATAGATAAGGATGATGTCGTAAATATGTTTGATGAAGCAATTAAAGGTATAAAGATGAGAGGAAAATCCAACAGAGGGGATAAAACCATGTTAGACGCACTAATCCCTGCTTATGAAGCCCTTAAGTTAGCTTACGAAGAAGGACAAAATAGCCTTAAAGCATTTAAAAGAGCCGAAGAATCAGCATTGGAAGGCGTTGAATATACTAAAACCATTATAGCTAAGAAGGGGAGGGCCAGTTATCTTGGTGAAAGGAGCCTGGGACACCAAGATCCCGGGGCTACTTCAAGCTACATTATTATCAAATCTATAACTGAGATATTAGAGAAAAATTAGGAGGGGAATCGTGATTGGATTAGTAGTTGTATCACATAGCAGGAAAATTGCAGAAGGGGTAGTGGAACTTATATATGAAATGGTAGATAAAGATTTCAAAATAATACCTGCGGGGGGCACCAGTGACGGCAGGATTGGAACTGATCCCATAATGATTAAGGAAGCTATAGAAAAAGCTTATGATGGGGATGGAATAGGGATAATTGTAGATATAGGAAGTTCTCTAATGAACGCTGAATTAGCTATAGAATTGCTAGAAGAGGAAATAAGAAAGAAAGTAATAATTTTAGATACCCCTATTGTAGAAGGTAGCATATCTGTAGCAGTACAAGCATATATATCTAATAATATGGAGGAAGTTTTAAAAGCTGCAGAAGAAGCACGAACAACTAAAAAGTTGCAGGAGCAATTTTAACTCATAGTTTAGAGGGGGAAAAGTAATGGGAAATTTTTTTAACGCTATAAGCCAAAACCCGATTATTGCAGCAATTAATGATTTGGATAAATTAGATAAGGTTATTCAATCGCCTTGTAAAGCTGTGTTTTTACTAACGGGAAATATATTGGATTTAAGTTTTATTGTTTCTAAGTTAAAGGAAAATGCTAAGCTAGTATATGTTCATGTAGATTTGATAGATGGGCTTTCAAAAGACGAGGTGGCAATAAAATTCCTCAATACTCATGTTAAACTAGATGGAATAATAACTACTAAGGCTAATTTGGTGAAAGTTGCTAAGGAGTTAAAGCTATTTGTTATTCAAAGATTATTCATATTAGATTCTTTAGCCTTAGATTCTGGTATTAACGCTGTAAAAACTACGAGGCCCAATGCGGTAGAAATACTCCCTGGCATTATGCCAAAAATAATAGAAAATATAACTTCAGAAACTAATATTCCAGTAATTACTGGAGGCCTT contains:
- a CDS encoding sensor histidine kinase translates to MKFNGRIFFVSLLVGLASQVSIGLMINDFRVSAGIIALVILLLYYENLKPVQTGLLSGFMVYIFRLFLYLLTNGNIKDVIVSYQLEILFYLFYSFIYALLIDKVDKNNINSVFMVLIISDFSANLVEMFTRTRFLITYYQWQIIPTLLIIALARSGIIWAALNMFKYYRMFLIKEEHEERYKRLLWLTSELKTEVYWIEKNMDNIERVMSESYKLFEKIKLNVEKESWASMALSIARDIHEIKKENLLVVRGIKQITENQFDDKGMNFKDIINILSETMKREINRIKKNVELVFHLQDDFYTLKHYYIMSILRNLIMNSIDAMPDLKEGAKIEVIHRMEKDQHVLIVADNGSGIEEENLKHIFSPGFSTKIDYSTGEINRGLGLSVVKYIVEELLKGSIEVSSVKGKGTNFIMYIPRESLEVDLDENIHSRR
- a CDS encoding response regulator; amino-acid sequence: MKIFIVEDDSNVVKILEKIIIDRNLGDVVGKAYDGISALEDILKLKPDIVLVDLLMPGKDGITLIKEAKSFYSDVQYIMISQVSSKDMIAKAYESGIEYYISKPINAIEVETVIRKVIEKLQMNKKLDLIQNLFVSDSNVSNENYDSSIKAIERVMERIGIIGEAGSRDIITLAKYLIDTDQNMSDLTIKELCNKFTNNPKTMEQRIRRTATVGLINLANLGIEDYMNEIFTEYSNGLYSFEQIKTEMDYIRGKSNKRGKVNIKKFIDGMVYYGKRES
- a CDS encoding alanine/glycine:cation symporter family protein, producing MDFVKEIVGFVNTILWDYILIFGLIGIGVYMTIKLRFPQFTRVFPALKKMILDVVKKEPVEEGKMTPFQALSTAVAAQVGTGNIVGVATAIAAGGPGAAFWMLVSAFFGMTTIFSESVLAQKYRELKNGELVGGPAYYIRNGIKSKKLAMFFAITCILALGIVGIMVQSNSIAVSVSNAFGVPNFLISIGLAIIVALILVGGMGRIAAFAEKIVPFMAGFYIVGSLLVVLINIGNFLPAIKSIFLGAFKPSAIGGGVLGITIQQTIRFGLARGLFTNEAGMGSTPHSHAVADVGHPAEQGFTAMIGVFISTFLICLSTVMVNLTSGAYNPNISAAEMSQSATIMTQSGFVIGFGTFGGIFLSICLTFFSLTTIVGWYFFAESNVKYVFNSHPITIAGFKALVVVALILGTMIDAGFAWELADMFMGIMALPNIIALFLLSKEVVTMLNDYDTCVKKGRIYWDYQYQNIASETANRGRKLGRELGTTTIK
- a CDS encoding thiamine pyrophosphate-dependent enzyme, which gives rise to MGCDYKLYEPAWCLGCGNLMIRTALKQALEELKIQPYQVVIVSGIGQAAKMLHYIRANGFNGLHGRAIPPTIGIKLVNRDLKVIVESGDGDTYGQGGNHFIHTIRRNIDIAILFIINQIYGLTKGQASPTTAMGQKNITI
- a CDS encoding DUF1667 domain-containing protein; translation: MDKIEKICIVCPIGCNLIIEKDSTSKDGYKVNGNKCNRGLKYAIEEMTNPTRVLTSTVRIRGISNNMLSVRTDKGIPKDKIFQVMDVIRGLEVELPVEVGDLILTNILNTNANLIATKSVG
- a CDS encoding NAD(P)/FAD-dependent oxidoreductase encodes the protein MEVTNLNYDLVIIGGGPAGLAAAISARKKGIKDILIIERDRELGGILNQCIHNGFGLHLFKKELTGPEYAKIFIDEIKELNIDYKLNTFVLDINNNKELSVINSKDGFFKIQAKAIILAMGCRERPRGAINIPGSRPSGIFTAGTAQRFINMEGYMVGKKAVILGSGDIGLIMARRLTLEGTKVEAVAEIMPYPNGLNRNIVQCLEDFNIPLLLEHTVIEIKGKNRLEGVVLAKVDKNRNIIKGTEKYIECDTLILSVGLIPENELSKSAGIKIDPLTSGPIVNDSLETSVEGIFACGNVLHVHDLVDNVTMEAYKAGEKAFEYIERINKRKVIETNRVRLRTGNGIRYVIPQYINTDNLNENLKLFYRVNNIYRGIEILIESNGKVIKRIKKNQVFPSQMESIFLEKNSLAGIAQKEITIYLK
- a CDS encoding NAD(P)/FAD-dependent oxidoreductase, with product MYDVVIVGAGITGTFIARELSRYELKILLIDKENDISNGTTKANTAIIHAGFDAPYNSKMGYFNVRGNPMFDKICKELDVPFKRIGSLVLAFNQEDLITIEKLFENGLKSKIPQMEILDGKQAKKIEPNISDDVKGALYARTAGIIGPWELAIALAENAMENGVELKLNTEVQDITKSNNGYKIVTNLGNIITKIIVNCAGIYADKLNNMVSDKKLNIIPKKGQYYLLDKMAGNLVNKVIFQCPTEKGKGVVVTPTVHGNLIVGPDSEIIEEREDTRTETLRLKYIKEVATRSVPNIPFEQVITTFAGVRAEPDTGDFIIEEVEDSPGFINVAGIKSPGLSASPAIAEYVVNLVGNIYGGLNESKNFNPYRKKVIRFAELSDEEKDRLIKENPKYGNIICRCETVTEGEILDAIHRKAGARTVDGIKRRARPGSGRCQGGFCLPRVMEILAREMNEEIEKTLKDGLGSYILTGKTK
- the dhaK gene encoding dihydroxyacetone kinase subunit DhaK; translation: MKKIINGSDKVVEEMLQGMVKAHPEFIKRVENSNVLIRKDSPVKGKVALISGGGSGHEPSHGGFVGLGMLDGAVAGEVFTSPTPEEVYKGIKAVNGGKGVLLIIKNYTGDVMNFEMAAEMAEMEGIKVEKVVVNDDVAMEDSTYTVGRRGIAGTVLVHKITGAAAERGLDLLEVKRVAEKAIENTRSMGMSLTPCVVPAAGKPSFEIGEDEMEIGLGIHGEPGTHKEKIKTANKITTILLDKIIKDMKLKNKEVAVLVNGLGGTPLMELYIVNREVHRILEDQGIKVYKTIVGNYMTSLEMAGISISLLELDEELKGFLDDRAYTPAFRQI
- the dhaL gene encoding dihydroxyacetone kinase subunit DhaL — protein: MGDTSLLLEIVKNMSKNIIESKELLTELDRVIGDSDHGINMAKGFSAINDKLEEMEGKDWGCILKTVAMTLISTVGGASGPLYGTGFLRAATVVEGKKEIDKDDVVNMFDEAIKGIKMRGKSNRGDKTMLDALIPAYEALKLAYEEGQNSLKAFKRAEESALEGVEYTKTIIAKKGRASYLGERSLGHQDPGATSSYIIIKSITEILEKN
- the dhaM gene encoding dihydroxyacetone kinase phosphoryl donor subunit DhaM, which encodes MIGLVVVSHSRKIAEGVVELIYEMVDKDFKIIPAGGTSDGRIGTDPIMIKEAIEKAYDGDGIGIIVDIGSSLMNAELAIELLEEEIRKKVIILDTPIVEGSISVAVQAYISNNMEEVLKAAEEARTTKKLQEQF
- a CDS encoding glycerol-3-phosphate responsive antiterminator, encoding MGNFFNAISQNPIIAAINDLDKLDKVIQSPCKAVFLLTGNILDLSFIVSKLKENAKLVYVHVDLIDGLSKDEVAIKFLNTHVKLDGIITTKANLVKVAKELKLFVIQRLFILDSLALDSGINAVKTTRPNAVEILPGIMPKIIENITSETNIPVITGGLIKEKEDVISSLKAGAIAISTSNEKVWYM